In Campylobacter sp. VBCF_01 NA2, one DNA window encodes the following:
- a CDS encoding winged helix-turn-helix transcriptional regulator: MPPTVEYTLVSRGKTLIPALESLYLWAQTQMSGE, encoded by the coding sequence ATACCACCTACGGTCGAATACACTCTCGTAAGTCGCGGTAAAACGCTAATCCCAGCTCTTGAATCGCTCTATCTCTGGGCGCAAACGCAAATGAGTGGAGAGTGA
- a CDS encoding helix-turn-helix transcriptional regulator: MANKKVFEILELLKDFVSGKEIIIEDYALQTGISTRTARRYVKDLREIFGEEFIAKLAKGSYICKNTEFFKTFISPNKYQNESEKLIDLLHIINPGFSKFLPQAHKKVDEKLEKELSEIFLIKGSPHEKTPNLDIFAKLQQAIKFKKYTNLKYDNEILKNVKILKLIYSKGNWSVATLRDCDKNSGFEVLRVNFIDEIRLLKNTFYTDKYTENFIQNLETFFDGYRAEPFVVRVAISPKVVKFFEKKTFFASQKITDEILENSWRVVEFTISSDDMLMPLARRWFPDFVILSPKSTRDKFDKLVMDYLKFGKNLDRLNL; encoded by the coding sequence ATGGCAAATAAAAAAGTTTTTGAAATTTTGGAATTGCTTAAAGATTTCGTTAGCGGAAAAGAGATAATCATCGAGGATTATGCCCTACAAACAGGCATTTCAACCCGCACAGCCAGAAGATATGTAAAAGATCTGCGAGAGATTTTTGGCGAAGAATTTATCGCAAAACTCGCCAAAGGAAGCTATATCTGCAAAAATACAGAATTTTTCAAAACCTTTATCAGCCCCAACAAATACCAAAACGAAAGCGAAAAACTCATCGATTTGCTCCATATCATAAATCCCGGATTTAGTAAATTTTTGCCACAAGCGCACAAAAAAGTCGATGAAAAACTCGAAAAAGAGCTAAGCGAAATTTTTTTAATAAAAGGCTCACCGCACGAAAAAACACCAAATTTAGATATTTTTGCCAAACTTCAACAAGCGATTAAATTTAAAAAATATACAAATTTAAAATACGATAATGAAATTTTAAAAAATGTGAAAATTTTAAAGCTTATTTATTCAAAGGGAAATTGGTCTGTCGCAACGCTCAGGGATTGCGATAAAAACAGCGGTTTCGAGGTTTTAAGAGTAAATTTTATAGATGAGATTAGGTTGCTTAAAAACACTTTTTATACCGACAAATACACAGAAAATTTTATACAAAATTTAGAAACATTTTTTGACGGATACAGAGCCGAGCCCTTTGTGGTGCGGGTAGCTATCTCGCCAAAAGTGGTTAAATTTTTCGAGAAAAAGACATTTTTCGCTTCTCAAAAAATCACCGATGAAATTTTAGAAAATTCATGGAGAGTGGTCGAATTTACCATAAGTAGCGATGATATGCTAATGCCACTAGCAAGGCGTTGGTTTCCTGATTTTGTGATACTTTCGCCGAAATCAACAAGGGATAAATTTGATAAATTGGTTATGGATTATCTAAAATTTGGGAAAAATTTAGATAGGCTAAATTTGTAA
- a CDS encoding anion permease — protein sequence MNKLTKGILVIVVGILIWFCPHPEAVSDQAWHLFAIVFATILGLILQPLPIGAVAFIGVTITILTKTMKPAEALAGFGNSTIWLIVSAYMIARGFIKTGLGRRIAYKIISLLGDSTLKLGYSIVISDAVISPAMPSSGARAGGILFPIVNSLAKALGSEPDGSRKKAGAYFMQTLWQGNTITNGMFLTSMAGNPLIASLALSSFGVEISWTLWALGAIVPAICSLIIIPFVLYKIYPPEIKAFPQGKEIAKAELAKIGPMQKSEKCMLGVFIGSLLLWATGSLTGINATNVGMIAVCVMVALKILEWNDVIGEKGAWDTLMWMGALIALAGGLNKLGFIKWFSDTVAGGMGDINWILIMGILLLIYVYSHYLFASLTAHITAMYAAFGAVAIAAGAPAVFVALVFAYASNLMMPITHYGGAPGPIIFGAGYNTQNEWWRLGFITTLINLFIWTVIGGIWWKVLGLW from the coding sequence ATGAATAAGCTTACAAAAGGAATTCTAGTCATTGTCGTCGGAATACTTATATGGTTTTGTCCGCACCCTGAGGCTGTAAGCGATCAAGCGTGGCATCTTTTTGCCATAGTTTTTGCTACGATTTTAGGTCTTATTCTCCAACCGCTTCCAATCGGAGCGGTTGCCTTTATCGGTGTTACGATTACGATTTTAACTAAAACGATGAAACCAGCAGAAGCATTAGCTGGTTTTGGGAATTCGACTATTTGGTTAATCGTAAGCGCGTATATGATAGCGCGCGGATTTATCAAAACAGGGCTTGGTAGGCGTATTGCTTATAAAATCATCTCGCTTTTGGGAGATAGCACCTTAAAGCTAGGTTACTCCATCGTCATAAGTGATGCGGTTATCAGCCCTGCTATGCCAAGTAGTGGTGCTAGGGCTGGTGGAATTTTATTTCCTATCGTAAATTCGTTAGCTAAGGCGTTAGGTTCTGAGCCTGATGGAAGCAGAAAAAAGGCAGGAGCATATTTCATGCAAACGCTTTGGCAAGGAAATACCATTACAAATGGTATGTTTCTAACCTCTATGGCAGGAAACCCGCTGATTGCAAGCTTAGCGTTAAGCTCATTTGGTGTGGAGATTAGCTGGACATTGTGGGCACTTGGTGCAATAGTTCCTGCGATTTGTTCGCTTATAATAATCCCCTTTGTGCTTTATAAAATTTATCCGCCCGAAATAAAGGCGTTTCCACAAGGCAAAGAAATCGCAAAAGCCGAACTTGCAAAAATCGGACCTATGCAAAAAAGTGAAAAATGTATGCTAGGCGTTTTTATCGGCTCTTTGCTTTTATGGGCAACCGGAAGCTTAACAGGCATAAATGCGACCAATGTCGGTATGATAGCGGTTTGTGTTATGGTTGCTCTAAAAATTTTAGAGTGGAACGATGTCATCGGCGAAAAAGGCGCATGGGATACGCTAATGTGGATGGGTGCGCTAATCGCACTTGCAGGCGGTTTAAATAAACTTGGCTTTATCAAGTGGTTTTCAGACACCGTCGCAGGCGGTATGGGCGATATAAACTGGATTTTGATAATGGGAATTTTGCTTTTAATCTATGTTTATTCGCACTATTTATTTGCTAGTTTAACAGCACACATTACTGCGATGTATGCGGCTTTTGGTGCAGTTGCTATCGCAGCGGGAGCTCCTGCTGTTTTCGTAGCGCTCGTGTTTGCTTATGCAAGCAACCTTATGATGCCAATCACTCACTACGGCGGTGCTCCCGGACCGATAATCTTTGGTGCAGGTTACAACACCCAAAACGAGTGGTGGAGGCTAGGATTTATCACAACTCTAATAAATCTGTTTATTTGGACGGTAATAGGCGGAATTTGGTGGAAAGTTCTAGGTTTATGGTAA
- the purB gene encoding adenylosuccinate lyase, with protein sequence MASGVVDSRVFRVMFVSEEMRKIFSDENKAQKWLDTEAALARAQAKLGIIEPRRAEQITKFAKAELLDLDAIGENYKSSITIVPLLKEFKKVFDDDSGEFVHWGATSQDIMDNGMVLQIKEALPLIKKLLEKTYKEALRISAEHKNTVMAGRTHVIHALPITFGFKTAMWAQEIRRSLDRLKEITPRVLVGQLSGAVGTMASQEGKGLEMQKLMMEDLGLNIPVISWHPSRDHMAEYVSTLAIIAGTIGRIAREILSLQRTEICEVEEPFFMGKVGSSTMPHKRNPQVCEGVIALTKIVRAQAPLMVEAMECENERDWGCEAVEWDAIPKSSILIAGALEKINDILENLLVYPQNMKRNLNALKGAMLSEAVMLHLGEKLGRLTAHEIVYEVCMKAFTDGKPVIDDLLEREEVSKYFTRADLEEIMQPEKYVGLSATFVDRVIEDSKKYFG encoded by the coding sequence ATGGCATCAGGTGTAGTAGATAGTAGAGTTTTTAGAGTTATGTTCGTCAGCGAAGAGATGAGAAAGATTTTCAGCGACGAAAACAAAGCGCAAAAATGGCTAGATACCGAAGCTGCTCTTGCAAGAGCGCAAGCAAAACTAGGCATTATCGAGCCAAGACGCGCCGAGCAAATCACAAAATTTGCCAAAGCCGAGCTTTTAGATTTAGACGCGATAGGTGAAAACTACAAAAGCTCTATCACAATCGTTCCTTTGCTAAAAGAATTTAAAAAGGTCTTTGATGATGATAGTGGCGAATTTGTGCATTGGGGTGCGACAAGCCAAGATATTATGGATAATGGTATGGTTTTGCAAATCAAAGAAGCCTTGCCACTTATCAAAAAACTTTTAGAAAAAACCTACAAAGAGGCATTGAGAATTTCAGCCGAGCACAAAAACACAGTTATGGCTGGTAGAACGCATGTAATACACGCTTTGCCTATTACATTTGGTTTTAAAACCGCAATGTGGGCACAAGAAATTCGCAGAAGCCTTGATAGATTAAAAGAGATTACTCCAAGAGTTTTAGTTGGTCAATTAAGCGGTGCGGTCGGCACTATGGCAAGCCAAGAGGGCAAAGGCTTAGAAATGCAAAAACTTATGATGGAGGATTTGGGCTTAAATATCCCTGTGATTTCATGGCACCCAAGCAGAGATCACATGGCTGAGTATGTATCTACGCTAGCGATAATCGCAGGAACAATCGGACGCATCGCAAGAGAAATTTTAAGTCTTCAAAGAACTGAAATTTGCGAGGTTGAAGAGCCGTTTTTCATGGGAAAAGTAGGAAGCTCTACTATGCCACATAAACGAAATCCGCAAGTTTGCGAGGGCGTAATCGCTCTAACTAAAATTGTCCGCGCACAAGCTCCTTTAATGGTAGAGGCTATGGAGTGCGAAAACGAGCGCGACTGGGGTTGCGAGGCAGTCGAGTGGGACGCAATTCCAAAAAGCTCTATTTTAATCGCAGGTGCGCTTGAAAAAATCAACGATATTTTAGAAAATTTACTTGTTTATCCACAAAATATGAAAAGAAATCTCAACGCACTAAAAGGCGCAATGCTAAGCGAAGCCGTAATGCTACACCTAGGCGAAAAGCTTGGTCGTTTAACTGCGCACGAAATCGTTTATGAAGTTTGTATGAAAGCCTTCACAGACGGCAAACCAGTAATTGATGATCTTTTAGAGCGCGAAGAGGTTAGTAAATATTTCACAAGAGCAGATTTAGAAGAAATCATGCAACCTGAAAAATATGTCGGATTGAGTGCTACTTTTGTAGATAGAGTTATCGAAGATAGTAAAAAATACTTCGGATAA
- a CDS encoding YbaK/EbsC family protein — protein MSEKIFNKIVEILEANGAKFRVVTHDSVGTSAEVAKVRGTELGQGAKALICTLKGGEEKIYALAVLPADMQADLGALARAFERNRASLVSPAEGLELSDCVFGSVPPFSFHEKLVLVCDPALFERYDEIAFNAGLLDHSVILDAKDYQKIANPKLVKFAKI, from the coding sequence ATGAGCGAGAAAATTTTTAATAAAATCGTTGAAATTTTAGAGGCTAATGGGGCAAAATTTCGCGTCGTAACTCACGATAGCGTAGGCACTAGCGCAGAGGTTGCCAAGGTAAGAGGCACCGAGCTTGGACAGGGTGCAAAAGCTCTAATTTGCACCCTAAAAGGTGGCGAAGAAAAAATCTATGCCCTAGCTGTGCTTCCAGCCGATATGCAAGCAGATCTGGGCGCGCTAGCAAGGGCGTTTGAGCGAAATCGTGCTTCGCTAGTATCGCCAGCAGAGGGGTTGGAGCTAAGTGATTGCGTTTTTGGCTCTGTGCCGCCGTTTAGCTTCCACGAAAAGCTAGTTTTAGTCTGCGACCCTGCGCTTTTTGAGCGATATGACGAAATCGCATTTAACGCAGGCTTGCTCGATCACTCGGTGATTTTAGACGCGAAAGATTACCAAAAAATCGCAAATCCAAAGCTGGTAAAATTCGCTAAAATTTAG